Proteins from a genomic interval of Rubinisphaera italica:
- a CDS encoding transketolase C-terminal domain-containing protein gives MSSAESFPIDFSEFQPLPLDPGATELTADQKKTLEANIKFCRDVIVFFTAIADAKGLGGHTGGPYDTVPEVMIAYSFMLHSQESGKDNVLPIFFDEAGHRVATQYLMAVIEGNLPVEKLLHYREYNEHLPGHPERDFTPGVKFSSGRLGHMWPYVNGVALANPDKKVFMFGSDGSQMEGNDAEAARLAVAQKIDLKLIIDDNDVTIAGFPSDYLPGFDVGRTLEGHGIPTNTGQGENLDELYARMCGAFNSNGPMALINKRKMCPGIEGLEGSNHGHDVIKTSLAIEHLNKQGRPEAAKYLENVEKLPGGPDYQGSRGAGKNRSLFGKFMNEILDGMSEKDRIASVRVFDCDLEGSCGLDSIRKEHPEVFVRGGIMERGNYSAAAGFGYEKGKQGIYATFSAFLEMIVSEITMARLNKSNVLAHFSHSGCDDMADNTCHFGINSFFAHNGLPDDGHDNTRLYFPADQHQFKACLNKIYHDPGLRFLFSTRSAVPDLLDDNGHAIYGENYTFTPGRDEVIREGSAGYIVSFGETVYRALDAVITLKADGLDVGLINKPTLNVFDPEMMKKLASAKFVLVAEGFNVNTGLGCRFGSELLKYGFQGKYNNIGTNKEGSGGLWQQMGYQGLDPQGIAQSVRKLV, from the coding sequence ATGAGTTCTGCAGAGAGTTTTCCAATTGATTTCAGCGAATTTCAACCCCTTCCGCTCGATCCTGGCGCGACCGAACTGACTGCAGATCAAAAGAAAACTCTGGAAGCGAATATCAAATTTTGTCGGGATGTGATCGTATTTTTCACCGCTATTGCCGATGCCAAAGGCCTGGGTGGTCACACAGGTGGCCCTTACGATACCGTTCCAGAAGTGATGATTGCCTACAGCTTCATGCTTCACTCTCAGGAATCTGGTAAGGACAATGTGCTGCCGATCTTCTTTGACGAAGCGGGTCACCGTGTTGCGACTCAATATCTGATGGCGGTTATCGAAGGAAATCTTCCTGTCGAAAAACTGCTGCACTATCGCGAATACAACGAGCATCTGCCAGGTCATCCAGAACGCGATTTTACTCCTGGTGTGAAATTTTCCTCAGGACGTTTGGGACACATGTGGCCGTACGTTAACGGTGTTGCTCTGGCGAATCCAGATAAAAAAGTCTTCATGTTTGGGTCGGATGGTTCCCAGATGGAAGGCAATGATGCCGAGGCTGCACGACTGGCCGTGGCTCAGAAAATCGATCTGAAACTGATCATCGATGACAATGATGTGACCATTGCCGGGTTCCCTTCCGATTATCTTCCGGGATTTGATGTCGGACGCACTCTCGAAGGGCACGGCATCCCGACCAATACTGGGCAAGGCGAAAATCTGGATGAGTTGTACGCTCGCATGTGCGGTGCCTTCAATTCCAATGGGCCGATGGCACTGATTAACAAGCGTAAAATGTGTCCCGGCATCGAAGGTCTCGAAGGTTCGAATCATGGTCATGATGTCATTAAGACCTCTCTGGCGATTGAGCATTTGAACAAGCAGGGACGGCCGGAAGCGGCCAAATATCTGGAAAATGTCGAGAAACTTCCCGGCGGACCTGATTATCAGGGTTCACGCGGGGCTGGTAAAAATCGCAGTTTGTTCGGGAAATTCATGAACGAAATTCTCGACGGCATGTCCGAAAAAGATCGTATCGCCAGTGTTCGCGTGTTTGACTGCGATCTCGAAGGGTCCTGTGGTCTGGATTCCATCCGTAAAGAGCATCCCGAAGTGTTCGTGCGTGGCGGAATTATGGAGCGTGGTAACTACTCAGCCGCGGCTGGATTCGGATACGAAAAAGGCAAGCAGGGGATTTACGCGACATTCTCTGCATTTCTGGAGATGATTGTTTCTGAAATCACGATGGCTCGACTGAACAAGTCGAACGTGTTGGCTCATTTCTCGCACTCAGGTTGTGACGATATGGCCGATAACACCTGTCACTTCGGAATCAACAGTTTCTTTGCTCACAACGGCTTGCCCGATGATGGTCACGATAATACACGTCTGTATTTCCCAGCCGACCAGCATCAGTTCAAAGCCTGCCTGAACAAGATTTATCACGATCCCGGTTTGCGATTCCTCTTCTCGACTCGCTCAGCTGTTCCCGATCTGCTCGACGATAACGGCCATGCGATTTATGGCGAGAACTACACGTTCACTCCTGGGAGAGACGAAGTGATCCGGGAAGGTTCTGCTGGATATATTGTCAGCTTCGGAGAAACGGTATACCGTGCTCTCGATGCGGTTATCACCCTCAAAGCGGATGGCTTGGATGTTGGTCTGATCAATAAACCAACTTTGAACGTGTTTGATCCGGAAATGATGAAGAAACTCGCCTCCGCGAAATTCGTGCTGGTCGCCGAAGGATTCAATGTGAACACCGGACTTGGCTGCCGATTTGGATCGGAACTTCTCAAATACGGTTTCCAGGGCAAATACAACAACATCGGCACAAATAAAGAAGGTTCCGGCGGTTTGTGGCAGCAGATGGGCTATCAGGGACTCGATCCTCAGGGGATTGCCCAGTCGGTTCGAAAATTGGTGTGA
- a CDS encoding DUF1552 domain-containing protein — MSQSIFFNLGRSINRRTILRGAGVSMALPWLTAMERACASTPAPKQPKRFVAMTLGLGLIGDNLNPQQAGSDYELSPYLQEVAGLKDRFTVISGTSHPEVGGGHRAEASILTANPAGASGKARNTISLDQYMAKYLGAETRYPSLVLSSSGSDSPSYTESGAMIPAEDSPSKLFRQLFINDSATDRKQQAERAIQGQSIMDLVAEDTKRLSRKLGSGDKQRLDSYLTSVRDLENRLAESEAWANRPKPHVDMPIPKDIGDRNDFIGRQRLMNDMIRLAFQTDSTRFVTYHLGGSGGVVPLPGVTEGYHGLSHHGLDEEKLDQLAIVEKGIISAWGQFLGELNGIEEQGRPLLDQTTVFLTSNLGNSSNHSNKNMPVLLAGGDFKHGQHLAFDQKKNYPLPNLYVSILQQLGMPVGEFFSSTGTMKDLDWKQSSV; from the coding sequence ATGAGCCAATCCATATTTTTCAATTTGGGACGTTCAATAAATCGCCGAACCATCCTTCGTGGGGCAGGCGTTTCGATGGCTTTGCCCTGGCTGACAGCGATGGAACGGGCCTGCGCGAGCACTCCTGCTCCGAAGCAACCCAAACGATTCGTCGCGATGACACTTGGCCTCGGCCTCATCGGCGATAATCTGAATCCTCAGCAGGCAGGCAGCGATTATGAATTGAGTCCTTATCTGCAGGAAGTGGCTGGTCTGAAGGATCGGTTCACAGTTATCTCAGGAACTTCGCATCCAGAAGTCGGCGGTGGACACCGGGCAGAAGCCAGTATTCTGACAGCCAATCCAGCCGGGGCTTCGGGGAAAGCTCGAAATACGATCTCACTCGACCAGTACATGGCTAAGTATCTGGGTGCAGAAACGCGATATCCCTCATTGGTTCTCAGTAGTAGCGGAAGTGACAGCCCTTCCTATACGGAAAGTGGTGCAATGATTCCAGCTGAGGATTCCCCCTCTAAACTGTTCCGCCAACTCTTTATTAACGACTCCGCAACCGACCGCAAGCAACAGGCCGAGCGGGCGATTCAAGGCCAGAGCATTATGGATCTGGTCGCAGAAGATACTAAGCGATTGAGCAGAAAACTTGGGTCAGGCGACAAGCAAAGGCTCGATTCCTACCTGACCAGTGTGCGTGACCTCGAAAATCGTCTGGCTGAATCGGAAGCCTGGGCGAATCGTCCGAAACCGCATGTCGACATGCCGATTCCTAAAGATATCGGTGACCGAAACGATTTCATCGGTCGTCAACGTTTGATGAACGATATGATTCGTCTCGCGTTTCAAACCGATTCGACTCGCTTTGTTACTTACCATTTGGGAGGTTCGGGGGGCGTGGTGCCATTGCCGGGCGTGACGGAAGGCTATCACGGCTTAAGCCATCACGGTCTCGACGAAGAGAAACTCGATCAGCTGGCGATTGTTGAGAAAGGAATTATTTCCGCCTGGGGACAATTCCTGGGTGAATTGAACGGAATTGAAGAACAGGGACGTCCGCTACTTGATCAGACCACCGTCTTCCTGACGAGTAACCTGGGGAACTCTTCGAATCACAGTAACAAAAACATGCCGGTTCTTCTGGCTGGGGGAGACTTCAAGCACGGACAGCATCTCGCATTCGATCAGAAGAAAAATTATCCGTTGCCGAATCTTTACGTCAGTATTCTGCAGCAACTGGGAATGCCAGTTGGTGAATTTTTCTCCAGCACAGGCACGATGAAAGATCTCGATTGGAAGCAGTCTAGTGTTTAA